A region of the Candidatus Brocadia sp. genome:
GAGGATGTAAGAGAAGTTCCTTCCATTTCTGTAGAAGACAACACTTTTGCCCAATACATTGCATGCCTGGCATGCTGCCTTCGAAGAACATTTCGCAAGGGCTCTGTTTCTGGATGTTTTCATACAAATGAAGTTATCTTTGGTATAGAATACGTTTTTCTATCGGTATATCGTACGGAGGGTGTTAATGGCTGATACAGCGAGTATCATGAAATTGAGAGAACAAACAGGGGCGGGAATATTGGAATGCAGAAACGCCCTGGATGATGTGAAAGGTGACTTCGAAAAAGCCCTGGAAATCATCAAAAAGAAGGGCATTGCTAAGGCAGCAAAAAAAGAGCAGCGAATAACGGCTGAAGGCAGAATTGGTACCTATATTCATACAAATGGGAAATTAGGGGTAATGGTTGAACTGAATTGTGAGACTGATTTTGTGGCAAAGAATGAGGTTTTCCAGCAATTATTAAAGGATATCTGCATGCAGGTGGCTGCCACAAAACCAATAGCAATAAGAAGAGAGGATGTTCCCGGCCATATTGTAGAAGAGCAGAAAAAGATATTTATGGAAGAGACTAAAGGAAAACCTGCAAATATCATAGAAAAGATTATCGCGGGAAAACTAGATAGCTTTTACAAAGAAAAATGCCTCCTGGAGCAACCATTCATAAAGGATAATACCCAGACAATTCAGGATTTATTAGTTGCAAATATTGCAAAAATAGGGGAAAATATTAAAGTCAATCGCTTTATTCGATTCGAAGTAGGAGAATGTTAACCGACTGCAAAATGTTGTATTGTCTCCACCTCCATGAAAAGCAATAGAAAGTATAAGCGAGTATTGTTGAAAGTAAGTGGCGAAGGTTTTGGTGATGAGGGAGGGCGTGGCCTCGAGTCGGAACGGTTTATTGCCTTAGCCAAAGAGATTCAAAAAATTTGCAAGGAGGGAGTAGAACTAGCGATTGTTGTTGGGGGTGGCAATATTCTTCGTGGCGCCAAACTTGGCAATACGGGTAAGTCGCGTGTACAGGCCGATCAGGTTGGTATGATTGCGACGGTGATTAATGCATTGCTCCTGCAAGACATGTTAGAAGGATTGTCTGTTAAGGCGCATGTTGTTAGCGCTATCGAAATTAAAAATATAACAGAACCCTTTATATTGCGAAATTGCTTACGATATTTAAAAGAAAAAAATGTTGTTATCTTTGCCGGGGGGACAGGAAATCCTTACTTTACAACGGATACAGCGGCTGCCCTTCGCGCGATTGAAATTAACGCAGACATCATGCTAAAGGCAACACAGGTCGATGGCGTATATACGGATGATCCTATGAAAAATGCATCTGCAAAATTATATAAAAAACTAACGTATATGGACGTGCTGAGCAAACGGTTGGGGGTGATGGATCTAACAGCTATTTCCTTGAGTATGGAAAATAAATTACCGATTATTGTTTTTAACATAAATAACCGTAAAAACATTGAAAAGGCGATTTCTGGGAAACCTGTTGGAACATATATCGGGGAATAACGGACAATGTCAAAAGAATCGATATGCAAAGATGCAAGAACGAAGATGGAAAAGGTCGTTGCACATTTGCAAGAGGAATTGAAGGGTTTGAGAACAGGCAGGGCAAGCACGGGATTGGTGGAAAATATAAAGGTGGAGTGCTATGGAGATTTATCACCTTTAAAACAGATTGCAGTCCTTTCGACTCCAGATGCACAGTCTATACTGATTAAACCCTACGATACTTCTATAATTTCAAGTGTTGAGAAGGCTATATTACAATCCGATCTCGGTTTAACACCTTCAGTCGAGGGGAAAACCCTGCGCATTGTAATTCCGCCGCTCAACGAGGAGCGGAGAAAGAAACTTTCCACACACGCAAAAGAATTCGGAGAAACCGCAAAGATATCTTTGCGAAATATACGGCACGAGGCGAATAAACAGGTAGACAAAGAAGAGAA
Encoded here:
- a CDS encoding UMP kinase produces the protein MKSNRKYKRVLLKVSGEGFGDEGGRGLESERFIALAKEIQKICKEGVELAIVVGGGNILRGAKLGNTGKSRVQADQVGMIATVINALLLQDMLEGLSVKAHVVSAIEIKNITEPFILRNCLRYLKEKNVVIFAGGTGNPYFTTDTAAALRAIEINADIMLKATQVDGVYTDDPMKNASAKLYKKLTYMDVLSKRLGVMDLTAISLSMENKLPIIVFNINNRKNIEKAISGKPVGTYIGE
- a CDS encoding ribosome recycling factor; its protein translation is MSKESICKDARTKMEKVVAHLQEELKGLRTGRASTGLVENIKVECYGDLSPLKQIAVLSTPDAQSILIKPYDTSIISSVEKAILQSDLGLTPSVEGKTLRIVIPPLNEERRKKLSTHAKEFGETAKISLRNIRHEANKQVDKEEKDDILTEDDAKRAKDDIQKIIHEFEGKLNDLVKKKIEEILKV
- a CDS encoding elongation factor Ts, giving the protein MADTASIMKLREQTGAGILECRNALDDVKGDFEKALEIIKKKGIAKAAKKEQRITAEGRIGTYIHTNGKLGVMVELNCETDFVAKNEVFQQLLKDICMQVAATKPIAIRREDVPGHIVEEQKKIFMEETKGKPANIIEKIIAGKLDSFYKEKCLLEQPFIKDNTQTIQDLLVANIAKIGENIKVNRFIRFEVGEC